The following coding sequences lie in one Zingiber officinale cultivar Zhangliang chromosome 2B, Zo_v1.1, whole genome shotgun sequence genomic window:
- the LOC122046589 gene encoding receptor-like serine/threonine-protein kinase SD1-7 isoform X2, translating to MARMQLFLLQFFEIVLAETFFLLGQSSSGDILLGNNSLIDGQTLISMGSVFQLGFFSPVNNSATAYIGIWYYNLPPRENKVVVWVANRNKSVDTSMASLNLTSDGNLILFEKGIKVWSTGTSAELNSPRLQLLDSGNLALTDGNSSRTLWQSFDHGCDTLLPGMKIGFDFRTNTSWQFMPWMSATDPSPGKYVAKMEAYNVPDFFTQSVDRYVKLGRTGPWNGQWFTGLPTMGNSILVRNVNFTYVSNQNETYYMTEYQTRSSRLNRLVVDANLTYKRWIFDGRDWRVFLSFPSDDCDYYNHCGRNSVCTKGYYSTSCRCLEGFVENKKVVGCARKEPLLCSSNQFSKEQNMKVPDTENATSRGKISLDACKKSCLDDCSCVAYAVINGPYGCITWRESSTSNWKELVWAIVVIPVLLGILLLCCAGVLARRRRNRASTSKLQLQFPKVQKDSISTLDVLPSYDLRTIKAATNDFSERNKLGEGGFGIVYKGQLEDEQKIAVKKLSRYSSQGPDEFQNELSLIAKLQHRNLVRLLGCCMEGDERLLILEYMENKSLDAFIYDKTKSSLLNWQKRFNIIIGIARGLLYLHQDSRLRVIHRDLKPSNILLDKDMNPKISDFGIARIFEGDNALEDATTRPVGTFGYMAPEYISYGLFSFKSDVFSFGVIVLEIISGKKNRIFSQTDTSLNLLGYVYKLWKEGRSLEILDDTLNESYTIEEVLRCIQMSLLCIQDNSEDRPTMTEVMTMLASEDQLLTPLKQPTITTTNSEGSLTTNEMSFTLVGR from the exons ATGGCGCGGATGCAGCTCTTTCTCCTACAGTTCTTTGAAATAGTATTAGCAGAGACATTCTTTCTACTTGGCCAATCTTCATCTG GAGATATATTGTTGGGGAACAACTCACTTATCGATGGTCAGACATTGATCTCGATGGGGAGCGTGTTCCAACTCGGCTTCTTCAGTCCAGTTAACAATTCTGCGACTGCATACATAGGAATTTGGTACTACAATCTCCCACCAAGAGAAAACAAAGTAGTAGTATGGGTCGCCAATAGGAACAAGTCTGTGGACACATCCATGGCATCGTTGAACCTGACTTCCGACGGAAATCTAATCTTATTTGAGAAAGGAATAAAGGTTTGGTCGACAGGAACATCCGCAGAACTTAATTCTCCACGCTTGCAGCTTTTAGACTCAGGAAACCTCGCGTTGACTGACGGCAACTCAAGCAGAACTCTATGGCAGAGCTTCGACCATGGGTGTGACACTCTTCTCCCTGGCATGAAGATAGGATTCGACTTCCGGACTAATACTTCGTGGCAGTTCATGCCATGGATGAGTGCCACGGACCCTTCTCCGGGCAAGTACGTCGCCAAAATGGAGGCATATAATGTTCCGGATTTTTTCACACAGAGTGTGGATAGATACGTCAAACTCGGTCGCACTGGGCCATGGAACGGGCAATGGTTCACCGGCCTTCCAACGATGGGGAACAGCATCTTGGTGAGGAACGTAAACTTCACATACGTGTCCAACCAGAATGAGACCTACTACATGACTGAATATCAGACTCGATCGTCACGGCTAAACCGATTGGTAGTGGACGCCAACTTAACCTACAAACGTTGGATTTTTGATGGGAGAGATTGGAGAGTTTTCTTGTCGTTTCCAAGCGACGACTGCGATTACTACAACCATTGTGGCCGCAACAGCGTTTGCACCAAGGGCTACTACTCAACCTCCTGTCGTTGCTTGGAAGGTTTCGTGGAGAACAAAAAGGTCGTCGGATGCGCGAGGAAGGAGCCCTTGCTTTGCTCGTCGAACCAGTTTTCGAAGGAGcagaacatgaaggtgcccgacaCCGAGAACGCAACCTCACGAGGCAAGATTAGTCTGGATGCGTGCAAGAAATCGTGCTTGGATGATTGCTCCTGCGTCGCGTATGCGGTGATCAATGGGCCTTATGGCTGCATAACTTGGCGCG AATCATCGACGTCAAATTGGAAGGAGCTCGTGTGGGCAATAGTAGTCATTCCGGTGTTGCTGGGAATTCTTCTACTGTGTTGTGCAGGCGTACTCGCTCGGAGGAGGAGAAACAGAGCATCAACCAGCAAATTGCAATTGCAGTTTCCAAAGGTGCAGAAAG ATTCTATCAGCACATTGGATGTACTTCCTTCATATGATCTGCGTACTATAAAAGCTGCAACAAATGATTTCTCCGAACGCAACAAACTTGGGGAAGGGGGATTTGGCATTGTTTACAAG GGTCAATTGGAAGATGAACAGAAGATTGCTGTCAAAAAATTATCAAGATACTCCTCCCAAGGGCCTGATGAGTTCCAGAATGAACTCTCATTGATAGCCAAGTTACAACATAGAAACCTTGTTCGTCTTCTAGGCTGCTGCATGGAAGGAGATGAGCGACTTCTCATACTTGAATACATGGAAAATAAAAGCCTTGATGCATTCATTTATG ATAAAACTAAAAGTTCGTTATTAAATTGGCAAAAACGTTTCAATATTATAATTGGGATCGCTCGAGGACTTCTATACTTGCATCAAGACTCCAGATTGAGAGTCATTCATCGTGATCTTAAGCCGAGCAATATTCTCCTTGACAAGGATATGAATCCAAAGATTTCAGATTTTGGCATTGCAAGGATATTTGAAGGAGACAATGCTCTTGAGGATGCAACAACCAGGCCAGTTGGAACATT TGGTTACATGGCACCTGAGTACATATCATATGGacttttttcattcaagtcagaCGTGTTTAGCTTCGGTGTGATAGTACTAGAAATCATAAGTGGAAAAAAGAATAGAATATTCAGCCAAACTGATACAAGTTTAAATCTTTTAGGATAT GTATATAAACTTTGGAAAGAAGGAAGGTCTTTAGAGATTCTTGATGATACACTAAATGAATCATATACAATAGAAGAAGTTCTACGTTGTATCCAAATGAGTCTTTTATGTATCCAAGATAACAGTGAAGATAGGCCAACAATGACTGAAGTAATGACTATGTTGGCAAGTGAGGACCAACTCCTCACCCCACTTAAGCAACCTACAATAACAACAACTAATAGCGAAGGAAGTCTCACTACCAACGAAATGAGTTTCACACTTGTAGGTCGATGA
- the LOC122046589 gene encoding receptor-like serine/threonine-protein kinase SD1-7 isoform X1 — translation MARMQLFLLQFFEIVLAETFFLLGQSSSGDILLGNNSLIDGQTLISMGSVFQLGFFSPVNNSATAYIGIWYYNLPPRENKVVVWVANRNKSVDTSMASLNLTSDGNLILFEKGIKVWSTGTSAELNSPRLQLLDSGNLALTDGNSSRTLWQSFDHGCDTLLPGMKIGFDFRTNTSWQFMPWMSATDPSPGKYVAKMEAYNVPDFFTQSVDRYVKLGRTGPWNGQWFTGLPTMGNSILVRNVNFTYVSNQNETYYMTEYQTRSSRLNRLVVDANLTYKRWIFDGRDWRVFLSFPSDDCDYYNHCGRNSVCTKGYYSTSCRCLEGFVENKKVVGCARKEPLLCSSNQFSKEQNMKVPDTENATSRGKISLDACKKSCLDDCSCVAYAVINGPYGCITWRGELLDLRSFIDGGDDLYIRLPESSTSNWKELVWAIVVIPVLLGILLLCCAGVLARRRRNRASTSKLQLQFPKVQKDSISTLDVLPSYDLRTIKAATNDFSERNKLGEGGFGIVYKGQLEDEQKIAVKKLSRYSSQGPDEFQNELSLIAKLQHRNLVRLLGCCMEGDERLLILEYMENKSLDAFIYDKTKSSLLNWQKRFNIIIGIARGLLYLHQDSRLRVIHRDLKPSNILLDKDMNPKISDFGIARIFEGDNALEDATTRPVGTFGYMAPEYISYGLFSFKSDVFSFGVIVLEIISGKKNRIFSQTDTSLNLLGYVYKLWKEGRSLEILDDTLNESYTIEEVLRCIQMSLLCIQDNSEDRPTMTEVMTMLASEDQLLTPLKQPTITTTNSEGSLTTNEMSFTLVGR, via the exons ATGGCGCGGATGCAGCTCTTTCTCCTACAGTTCTTTGAAATAGTATTAGCAGAGACATTCTTTCTACTTGGCCAATCTTCATCTG GAGATATATTGTTGGGGAACAACTCACTTATCGATGGTCAGACATTGATCTCGATGGGGAGCGTGTTCCAACTCGGCTTCTTCAGTCCAGTTAACAATTCTGCGACTGCATACATAGGAATTTGGTACTACAATCTCCCACCAAGAGAAAACAAAGTAGTAGTATGGGTCGCCAATAGGAACAAGTCTGTGGACACATCCATGGCATCGTTGAACCTGACTTCCGACGGAAATCTAATCTTATTTGAGAAAGGAATAAAGGTTTGGTCGACAGGAACATCCGCAGAACTTAATTCTCCACGCTTGCAGCTTTTAGACTCAGGAAACCTCGCGTTGACTGACGGCAACTCAAGCAGAACTCTATGGCAGAGCTTCGACCATGGGTGTGACACTCTTCTCCCTGGCATGAAGATAGGATTCGACTTCCGGACTAATACTTCGTGGCAGTTCATGCCATGGATGAGTGCCACGGACCCTTCTCCGGGCAAGTACGTCGCCAAAATGGAGGCATATAATGTTCCGGATTTTTTCACACAGAGTGTGGATAGATACGTCAAACTCGGTCGCACTGGGCCATGGAACGGGCAATGGTTCACCGGCCTTCCAACGATGGGGAACAGCATCTTGGTGAGGAACGTAAACTTCACATACGTGTCCAACCAGAATGAGACCTACTACATGACTGAATATCAGACTCGATCGTCACGGCTAAACCGATTGGTAGTGGACGCCAACTTAACCTACAAACGTTGGATTTTTGATGGGAGAGATTGGAGAGTTTTCTTGTCGTTTCCAAGCGACGACTGCGATTACTACAACCATTGTGGCCGCAACAGCGTTTGCACCAAGGGCTACTACTCAACCTCCTGTCGTTGCTTGGAAGGTTTCGTGGAGAACAAAAAGGTCGTCGGATGCGCGAGGAAGGAGCCCTTGCTTTGCTCGTCGAACCAGTTTTCGAAGGAGcagaacatgaaggtgcccgacaCCGAGAACGCAACCTCACGAGGCAAGATTAGTCTGGATGCGTGCAAGAAATCGTGCTTGGATGATTGCTCCTGCGTCGCGTATGCGGTGATCAATGGGCCTTATGGCTGCATAACTTGGCGCGGTGAGTTGTTGGATCTCAGAAGTTTTATTGACGGAGGAGACGATTTATACATTCGGCTTCCAG AATCATCGACGTCAAATTGGAAGGAGCTCGTGTGGGCAATAGTAGTCATTCCGGTGTTGCTGGGAATTCTTCTACTGTGTTGTGCAGGCGTACTCGCTCGGAGGAGGAGAAACAGAGCATCAACCAGCAAATTGCAATTGCAGTTTCCAAAGGTGCAGAAAG ATTCTATCAGCACATTGGATGTACTTCCTTCATATGATCTGCGTACTATAAAAGCTGCAACAAATGATTTCTCCGAACGCAACAAACTTGGGGAAGGGGGATTTGGCATTGTTTACAAG GGTCAATTGGAAGATGAACAGAAGATTGCTGTCAAAAAATTATCAAGATACTCCTCCCAAGGGCCTGATGAGTTCCAGAATGAACTCTCATTGATAGCCAAGTTACAACATAGAAACCTTGTTCGTCTTCTAGGCTGCTGCATGGAAGGAGATGAGCGACTTCTCATACTTGAATACATGGAAAATAAAAGCCTTGATGCATTCATTTATG ATAAAACTAAAAGTTCGTTATTAAATTGGCAAAAACGTTTCAATATTATAATTGGGATCGCTCGAGGACTTCTATACTTGCATCAAGACTCCAGATTGAGAGTCATTCATCGTGATCTTAAGCCGAGCAATATTCTCCTTGACAAGGATATGAATCCAAAGATTTCAGATTTTGGCATTGCAAGGATATTTGAAGGAGACAATGCTCTTGAGGATGCAACAACCAGGCCAGTTGGAACATT TGGTTACATGGCACCTGAGTACATATCATATGGacttttttcattcaagtcagaCGTGTTTAGCTTCGGTGTGATAGTACTAGAAATCATAAGTGGAAAAAAGAATAGAATATTCAGCCAAACTGATACAAGTTTAAATCTTTTAGGATAT GTATATAAACTTTGGAAAGAAGGAAGGTCTTTAGAGATTCTTGATGATACACTAAATGAATCATATACAATAGAAGAAGTTCTACGTTGTATCCAAATGAGTCTTTTATGTATCCAAGATAACAGTGAAGATAGGCCAACAATGACTGAAGTAATGACTATGTTGGCAAGTGAGGACCAACTCCTCACCCCACTTAAGCAACCTACAATAACAACAACTAATAGCGAAGGAAGTCTCACTACCAACGAAATGAGTTTCACACTTGTAGGTCGATGA
- the LOC122046589 gene encoding G-type lectin S-receptor-like serine/threonine-protein kinase At1g11330 isoform X3 has product MARMQLFLLQFFEIVLAETFFLLGQSSSGDILLGNNSLIDGQTLISMGSVFQLGFFSPVNNSATAYIGIWYYNLPPRENKVVVWVANRNKSVDTSMASLNLTSDGNLILFEKGIKVWSTGTSAELNSPRLQLLDSGNLALTDGNSSRTLWQSFDHGCDTLLPGMKIGFDFRTNTSWQFMPWMSATDPSPGKYVAKMEAYNVPDFFTQSVDRYVKLGRTGPWNGQWFTGLPTMGNSILVRNVNFTYVSNQNETYYMTEYQTRSSRLNRLVVDANLTYKRWIFDGRDWRVFLSFPSDDCDYYNHCGRNSVCTKGYYSTSCRCLEGFVENKKVVGCARKEPLLCSSNQFSKEQNMKVPDTENATSRGKISLDACKKSCLDDCSCVAYAVINGPYGCITWRGELLDLRSFIDGGDDLYIRLPESSTSNWKELVWAIVVIPVLLGILLLCCAGVLARRRRNRASTSKLQLQFPKVQKDSISTLDVLPSYDLRTIKAATNDFSERNKLGEGGFGIVYKGQLEDEQKIAVKKLSRYSSQGPDEFQNELSLIAKLQHRNLVRLLGCCMEGDERLLILEYMENKSLDAFIYDKTKSSLLNWQKRFNIIIGIARGLLYLHQDSRLRVIHRDLKPSNILLDKDMNPKISDFGIARIFEGDNALEDATTRPVGTLYINFGKKEGL; this is encoded by the exons ATGGCGCGGATGCAGCTCTTTCTCCTACAGTTCTTTGAAATAGTATTAGCAGAGACATTCTTTCTACTTGGCCAATCTTCATCTG GAGATATATTGTTGGGGAACAACTCACTTATCGATGGTCAGACATTGATCTCGATGGGGAGCGTGTTCCAACTCGGCTTCTTCAGTCCAGTTAACAATTCTGCGACTGCATACATAGGAATTTGGTACTACAATCTCCCACCAAGAGAAAACAAAGTAGTAGTATGGGTCGCCAATAGGAACAAGTCTGTGGACACATCCATGGCATCGTTGAACCTGACTTCCGACGGAAATCTAATCTTATTTGAGAAAGGAATAAAGGTTTGGTCGACAGGAACATCCGCAGAACTTAATTCTCCACGCTTGCAGCTTTTAGACTCAGGAAACCTCGCGTTGACTGACGGCAACTCAAGCAGAACTCTATGGCAGAGCTTCGACCATGGGTGTGACACTCTTCTCCCTGGCATGAAGATAGGATTCGACTTCCGGACTAATACTTCGTGGCAGTTCATGCCATGGATGAGTGCCACGGACCCTTCTCCGGGCAAGTACGTCGCCAAAATGGAGGCATATAATGTTCCGGATTTTTTCACACAGAGTGTGGATAGATACGTCAAACTCGGTCGCACTGGGCCATGGAACGGGCAATGGTTCACCGGCCTTCCAACGATGGGGAACAGCATCTTGGTGAGGAACGTAAACTTCACATACGTGTCCAACCAGAATGAGACCTACTACATGACTGAATATCAGACTCGATCGTCACGGCTAAACCGATTGGTAGTGGACGCCAACTTAACCTACAAACGTTGGATTTTTGATGGGAGAGATTGGAGAGTTTTCTTGTCGTTTCCAAGCGACGACTGCGATTACTACAACCATTGTGGCCGCAACAGCGTTTGCACCAAGGGCTACTACTCAACCTCCTGTCGTTGCTTGGAAGGTTTCGTGGAGAACAAAAAGGTCGTCGGATGCGCGAGGAAGGAGCCCTTGCTTTGCTCGTCGAACCAGTTTTCGAAGGAGcagaacatgaaggtgcccgacaCCGAGAACGCAACCTCACGAGGCAAGATTAGTCTGGATGCGTGCAAGAAATCGTGCTTGGATGATTGCTCCTGCGTCGCGTATGCGGTGATCAATGGGCCTTATGGCTGCATAACTTGGCGCGGTGAGTTGTTGGATCTCAGAAGTTTTATTGACGGAGGAGACGATTTATACATTCGGCTTCCAG AATCATCGACGTCAAATTGGAAGGAGCTCGTGTGGGCAATAGTAGTCATTCCGGTGTTGCTGGGAATTCTTCTACTGTGTTGTGCAGGCGTACTCGCTCGGAGGAGGAGAAACAGAGCATCAACCAGCAAATTGCAATTGCAGTTTCCAAAGGTGCAGAAAG ATTCTATCAGCACATTGGATGTACTTCCTTCATATGATCTGCGTACTATAAAAGCTGCAACAAATGATTTCTCCGAACGCAACAAACTTGGGGAAGGGGGATTTGGCATTGTTTACAAG GGTCAATTGGAAGATGAACAGAAGATTGCTGTCAAAAAATTATCAAGATACTCCTCCCAAGGGCCTGATGAGTTCCAGAATGAACTCTCATTGATAGCCAAGTTACAACATAGAAACCTTGTTCGTCTTCTAGGCTGCTGCATGGAAGGAGATGAGCGACTTCTCATACTTGAATACATGGAAAATAAAAGCCTTGATGCATTCATTTATG ATAAAACTAAAAGTTCGTTATTAAATTGGCAAAAACGTTTCAATATTATAATTGGGATCGCTCGAGGACTTCTATACTTGCATCAAGACTCCAGATTGAGAGTCATTCATCGTGATCTTAAGCCGAGCAATATTCTCCTTGACAAGGATATGAATCCAAAGATTTCAGATTTTGGCATTGCAAGGATATTTGAAGGAGACAATGCTCTTGAGGATGCAACAACCAGGCCAGTTGGAACATT GTATATAAACTTTGGAAAGAAGGAAGGTCTTTAG